Proteins from one Panthera leo isolate Ple1 chromosome D1, P.leo_Ple1_pat1.1, whole genome shotgun sequence genomic window:
- the USP28 gene encoding ubiquitin carboxyl-terminal hydrolase 28 isoform X12 codes for MLLNQLREITGIQDPSFLHEALKASNGDITQAVSLLTEERVKEPGQDTVATEPSEAEARAASKEVLAKVIDLTHDNKDDLQAAIALSLLESPNIQADGRDLNRMREAASAETKRSKRKRCEVWGENPNPNDWRRVDGWPVGLKNVGNTCWFSAVIQSLFQLPEFRRLVLSYSLPQNVLENCPSHTEKRNIVFMQELQYLFALMMGSNRKFVDPSAALDLLKGAFRSPEEQQQDVSEFTHKLLDWLEDAFQLAVNVNNPRNKSENPMVQLFYGTFLTEGVREGKPFCNNETFGQYPLQVNGYRNLDECLEGAMVEGDIDLLPSDHSVKYGQERWFTKLPPVLTFELSRFEFNQSLGQPEKIHNKLEFPQIIYMDRYMYKSKELIRSKRECIRKLKEEIKVLQQKLERYVKYGSGPARFPLPDMLKYVIEFASTKPASESSTSQSDHVTLPLSSVHCPVSDLASKESTSKESPSQDVEGTFSSPEDSPPKSKAMNKPFTSSRSSMEMPAQPAPRTVTEDEINFVKTCLQRWRSEIEQDIQDLKNCIASTTQTIEQMYCDPLLRQVPYRLHAVLVHEGQANAGHYWAYIYNQPRQVWLKYNDISVTESSWEELERDSYGGLRNVSAYCLMYINDKLPHFNAEAAPIESDQMLGEVDALSVELKHYIQEDNWRFEQEVEEWEEEQSCKIPQMESSSSSVSQDFSTSPEPSVASSHGVRCLSSEHAVIAKEQTAQAIANTAHAYERGGVEAALNEAFHEEYSRLYQLAKETPTAHSDPRLQHVLVYFFQNEAPKRVVERTLLEQFADKNLSYDERSISIMKVAQAKLQEIGPEDMNMEEYKKWHEDYSLFRKVSVYLLTGLELYQKGKYQEALSYLVYAYQSNAALLTKGPRRGVKESVIALYRRKCLLELNAKAASLFETNDDHSVTEGINVMNELIIPCIHLIINNDISKDDLHAIEIMRNHWCSYLGQDIAENLQLCLGEFLPRLLDPSAEIIVLKEPPTIRPNSPYDLCSRFAAVMESIQGVSTVTVK; via the exons AAGTGATAGACCTTACTCATGATAACAAAGATGACCTACAGGCTGCCATTGCTTTGAGTCTGTTGGAGTCCCCCAACATTCAAGCTGATGGAAGAGATCTGAACAG GATGCGCGAGGCAGCCTCTGCAGAAACTAAACGCTCAAAGAGAAAACGCTGTGAAGTCTGGGGAGAAAATCCCAATCCCAACGACTGGAGGAGAGTTGATGGTTGGCCAGTTGGACTGAAGAATGTTGGCAATACATGTTGGTTTAGTGCTGTTATTCAG tcTCTCTTCCAACTGCCTGAATTTCGAAGACTCGTTCTCAGCTATAGCCTGCCACAGAATGTACTTGAAAACTGTCCAAGTCACACG gaaaagagaaatatcGTGTTTATGCAAGAGCTTCAGTACTTGTTTGCTCTGATGATGGGATCAAATCGCAAATTTGTAGACCCTTCCGCAGCCCTGGATCTCTTAAAGGGAGCATTCCGATCACCTGAGGAACAGCAG CAAGATGTGAGTGAATTCACACACAAGCTCCTGGATTGGCTGGAGGACGCATTCCAGCTAGCTGTTAACGTTAA caatCCCAGGAACAAATCTGAAAACCCAATGGTGCAGCTATTCTACGGGACTTTCCTCACTGAAGGGGTTCGTGAAG GAAAGCCCTTTTGTAACAATGAGACCTTCGGCCAGTATCCCCTTCAGGTAAATGGTTATCGCAACTTAGACGAATGTTTGGAAGGGGCCATGGTGGAGGGGGACATTGACCTGCTTCCTTCCGATCATTCGGTGAAGTATGGACAAGAG CGTTGGTTTACAAAGCTGCCTCCAGTGTTGACCTTTGAGCTCTCAAGATTTGAGTTCAATCAGTCCCTCGGTCAGCCAGAGAAAATTCACAATAAGCTGGAATTTCCTCAGATCATTTATATGGACAG GTACATGTACAAGAGCAAAGAGCTTATTCGAAGTAAGAGAGAGTGTATTCGAAAGttgaaggaggaaataaaagttcTGCAGCAAAAACTGGAAAG GTACGTGAAGTACGGCTCAGGCCCAGCTCGGTTTCCACTCCCGGACATGCTGAAATACGTTATCGAATTTGCCAGTACAAAACCTGCCTCAGAAAGCTCCACGTCTCAAAGTGACCACGTGACGTTACCGCTTTCTTCAGTGCACTGCCCAGTTTCTGACCTGGCATCCAAGGAGAg TACAAGTAAAGAAAGCCCTTCTCAGGATGTCGAAGGTACCTTTTCTTCTCCTGAAGATTCTCCACCCAAGTCTAAGGCAATGAATAAGCCATTTACATCGTCCCGGTCTTCCATGGAAATGCCTGCACAGCCGGCTCCTCGAACTGTCACAGAGGATGAGATAAACTTTGTTAAGACCTGTCTTCAGAGGTGGAGGAGTGAGATTGAACAAGATATTCAAG atttaaaGAATTGTATTGCAAGCACTACCCAGACTATTGAGCAGATGTATTGCGACCCACTCCTTCGTCAG GTGCCTTATCGCTTGCACGCAGTTCTCGTTCATGAAGGACAAGCCAATGCTGGACACTACTGGGCCTATATCTATAATCAACCCCGACAAGTCTGGCTCAAGTACAATGACATCTCTGTTACTGAATCTTCCTGGGAAGAACTTGAAAGAGATTCTTATGGGGGCCTGAGAAACGTTAGTGCTTACTGTCTGATGTACATTAACGACAAGCTGCCGCACTTCAATGCAG AGGCGGCCCCAATTGAATCAGATCAGATGTTGGGAGAAGTGGATGCCCTGTCTGTTGAACTGAAGCATTACATTCAGGAAGATAACTGGAGGTTTGAGCAGGAGGTCGAGGAGTGGGAAGAAGAACAGTCCTGCAAAATCCCTCAGATGGAATCGTCCAGCAGCTCAGTGTCCCaggatttctccacatccccag AGCCCTCAGTAGCCTCTTCCCATGGGGTCCGCTGTTTGTCCTCTGAGCACGCTGTGATCGCAAAGGAGCAGACGGCGCAGGCGATTGCGAACACAGCACACGCCTATGAGCGGGGCGGTGTGGAAGCCGCGCTGAACGAG GCATTCCACGAAGAGTACTCCAGGCTCTACCAGCTGGCCAAGGAGACGCCCACGGCCCACAGCGACCCTCGGCTCCAGCACGTGCTTGTCTACTTTTTCCAAAATGAGGCGCCCAAGAGGGTGGTGGAGCGGACCCTCCTGGAACAGTTTGCAGATAAAAATCTCAGCTACGATGAAAG GTCCATCAGCATCATGAAGGTGGCGCAGGCCAAGCTGCAGGAGATTGGTCCAGAGGACATGAATATGGAAGAGTACAAG AAGTGGCATGAGGATTATAGTTTGTTTCGAAAGGTGTCTGTGTATCTCCTCACGGGTCTGGAACTCTACCAAAAAGGAAA GTACCAAGAGGCACTCTCCTACCTGGTATATGCCTACCAGAGCAATGCCGCCCTGCTGACCAAGGGGCCCCGCCGGGGGGTGAAGGAATCTGTCATCGCTTTGTACCGACGAAAGTGCCTTCTG GAGCTGAATGCCAAGGCAGCTTCTCTCTTTGAAACAAACGACGACCACTCTGTAACAGAGGGCATTAATGTGATGAATGAGCTGATCATTCCCTGCATTCACCTTATCATTAATAATGACATCTCCAAGGATGACCTACATGCCATTGAGATCATGAGAAACCATTGGTGCTCTTACCTTGGACAAGATATTGCGG AAAATCTACAGCTGTGCTTAGGGGAGTTCCTACCCAGGCTTCTCGATCCTTCTGCGGAAATCATTGTCTTGAAGGAGCCTCCAACTATTCGACCCAATTCTCCCTATGACCTTTGTAGCCGATTTGCAGCTGTCATGGAGTCAATTCAGGGGGTGTCAACTGTGACAGTGAAGTAA
- the USP28 gene encoding ubiquitin carboxyl-terminal hydrolase 28 isoform X10 codes for MLLNQLREITGIQDPSFLHEALKASNGDITQAVSLLTEERVKEPGQDTVATEPSEAEARAASKEVLAKVIDLTHDNKDDLQAAIALSLLESPNIQADGRDLNRMREAASAETKRSKRKRCEVWGENPNPNDWRRVDGWPVGLKNVGNTCWFSAVIQSLFQLPEFRRLVLSYSLPQNVLENCPSHTEKRNIVFMQELQYLFALMMGSNRKFVDPSAALDLLKGAFRSPEEQQQDVSEFTHKLLDWLEDAFQLAVNVNSNPRNKSENPMVQLFYGTFLTEGVREGKPFCNNETFGQYPLQVNGYRNLDECLEGAMVEGDIDLLPSDHSVKYGQERWFTKLPPVLTFELSRFEFNQSLGQPEKIHNKLEFPQIIYMDRYMYKSKELIRSKRECIRKLKEEIKVLQQKLERYVKYGSGPARFPLPDMLKYVIEFASTKPASESSTSQSDHVTLPLSSVHCPVSDLASKESTSKESPSQDVEGTFSSPEDSPPKSKAMNKPFTSSRSSMEMPAQPAPRTVTEDEINFVKTCLQRWRSEIEQDIQDLKNCIASTTQTIEQMYCDPLLRQVPYRLHAVLVHEGQANAGHYWAYIYNQPRQVWLKYNDISVTESSWEELERDSYGGLRNVSAYCLMYINDKLPHFNAEAAPIESDQMLGEVDALSVELKHYIQEDNWRFEQEVEEWEEEQSCKIPQMESSSSSVSQDFSTSPEPSVASSHGVRCLSSEHAVIAKEQTAQAIANTAHAYERGGVEAALNEAFHEEYSRLYQLAKETPTAHSDPRLQHVLVYFFQNEAPKRVVERTLLEQFADKNLSYDERSISIMKVAQAKLQEIGPEDMNMEEYKKWHEDYSLFRKVSVYLLTGLELYQKGKYQEALSYLVYAYQSNAALLTKGPRRGVKESVIALYRRKCLLELNAKAASLFETNDDHSVTEGINVMNELIIPCIHLIINNDISKDDLHAIEIMRNHWCSYLGQDIAENLQLCLGEFLPRLLDPSAEIIVLKEPPTIRPNSPYDLCSRFAAVMESIQGVSTVTVK; via the exons AAGTGATAGACCTTACTCATGATAACAAAGATGACCTACAGGCTGCCATTGCTTTGAGTCTGTTGGAGTCCCCCAACATTCAAGCTGATGGAAGAGATCTGAACAG GATGCGCGAGGCAGCCTCTGCAGAAACTAAACGCTCAAAGAGAAAACGCTGTGAAGTCTGGGGAGAAAATCCCAATCCCAACGACTGGAGGAGAGTTGATGGTTGGCCAGTTGGACTGAAGAATGTTGGCAATACATGTTGGTTTAGTGCTGTTATTCAG tcTCTCTTCCAACTGCCTGAATTTCGAAGACTCGTTCTCAGCTATAGCCTGCCACAGAATGTACTTGAAAACTGTCCAAGTCACACG gaaaagagaaatatcGTGTTTATGCAAGAGCTTCAGTACTTGTTTGCTCTGATGATGGGATCAAATCGCAAATTTGTAGACCCTTCCGCAGCCCTGGATCTCTTAAAGGGAGCATTCCGATCACCTGAGGAACAGCAG CAAGATGTGAGTGAATTCACACACAAGCTCCTGGATTGGCTGGAGGACGCATTCCAGCTAGCTGTTAACGTTAA cagcaatCCCAGGAACAAATCTGAAAACCCAATGGTGCAGCTATTCTACGGGACTTTCCTCACTGAAGGGGTTCGTGAAG GAAAGCCCTTTTGTAACAATGAGACCTTCGGCCAGTATCCCCTTCAGGTAAATGGTTATCGCAACTTAGACGAATGTTTGGAAGGGGCCATGGTGGAGGGGGACATTGACCTGCTTCCTTCCGATCATTCGGTGAAGTATGGACAAGAG CGTTGGTTTACAAAGCTGCCTCCAGTGTTGACCTTTGAGCTCTCAAGATTTGAGTTCAATCAGTCCCTCGGTCAGCCAGAGAAAATTCACAATAAGCTGGAATTTCCTCAGATCATTTATATGGACAG GTACATGTACAAGAGCAAAGAGCTTATTCGAAGTAAGAGAGAGTGTATTCGAAAGttgaaggaggaaataaaagttcTGCAGCAAAAACTGGAAAG GTACGTGAAGTACGGCTCAGGCCCAGCTCGGTTTCCACTCCCGGACATGCTGAAATACGTTATCGAATTTGCCAGTACAAAACCTGCCTCAGAAAGCTCCACGTCTCAAAGTGACCACGTGACGTTACCGCTTTCTTCAGTGCACTGCCCAGTTTCTGACCTGGCATCCAAGGAGAg TACAAGTAAAGAAAGCCCTTCTCAGGATGTCGAAGGTACCTTTTCTTCTCCTGAAGATTCTCCACCCAAGTCTAAGGCAATGAATAAGCCATTTACATCGTCCCGGTCTTCCATGGAAATGCCTGCACAGCCGGCTCCTCGAACTGTCACAGAGGATGAGATAAACTTTGTTAAGACCTGTCTTCAGAGGTGGAGGAGTGAGATTGAACAAGATATTCAAG atttaaaGAATTGTATTGCAAGCACTACCCAGACTATTGAGCAGATGTATTGCGACCCACTCCTTCGTCAG GTGCCTTATCGCTTGCACGCAGTTCTCGTTCATGAAGGACAAGCCAATGCTGGACACTACTGGGCCTATATCTATAATCAACCCCGACAAGTCTGGCTCAAGTACAATGACATCTCTGTTACTGAATCTTCCTGGGAAGAACTTGAAAGAGATTCTTATGGGGGCCTGAGAAACGTTAGTGCTTACTGTCTGATGTACATTAACGACAAGCTGCCGCACTTCAATGCAG AGGCGGCCCCAATTGAATCAGATCAGATGTTGGGAGAAGTGGATGCCCTGTCTGTTGAACTGAAGCATTACATTCAGGAAGATAACTGGAGGTTTGAGCAGGAGGTCGAGGAGTGGGAAGAAGAACAGTCCTGCAAAATCCCTCAGATGGAATCGTCCAGCAGCTCAGTGTCCCaggatttctccacatccccag AGCCCTCAGTAGCCTCTTCCCATGGGGTCCGCTGTTTGTCCTCTGAGCACGCTGTGATCGCAAAGGAGCAGACGGCGCAGGCGATTGCGAACACAGCACACGCCTATGAGCGGGGCGGTGTGGAAGCCGCGCTGAACGAG GCATTCCACGAAGAGTACTCCAGGCTCTACCAGCTGGCCAAGGAGACGCCCACGGCCCACAGCGACCCTCGGCTCCAGCACGTGCTTGTCTACTTTTTCCAAAATGAGGCGCCCAAGAGGGTGGTGGAGCGGACCCTCCTGGAACAGTTTGCAGATAAAAATCTCAGCTACGATGAAAG GTCCATCAGCATCATGAAGGTGGCGCAGGCCAAGCTGCAGGAGATTGGTCCAGAGGACATGAATATGGAAGAGTACAAG AAGTGGCATGAGGATTATAGTTTGTTTCGAAAGGTGTCTGTGTATCTCCTCACGGGTCTGGAACTCTACCAAAAAGGAAA GTACCAAGAGGCACTCTCCTACCTGGTATATGCCTACCAGAGCAATGCCGCCCTGCTGACCAAGGGGCCCCGCCGGGGGGTGAAGGAATCTGTCATCGCTTTGTACCGACGAAAGTGCCTTCTG GAGCTGAATGCCAAGGCAGCTTCTCTCTTTGAAACAAACGACGACCACTCTGTAACAGAGGGCATTAATGTGATGAATGAGCTGATCATTCCCTGCATTCACCTTATCATTAATAATGACATCTCCAAGGATGACCTACATGCCATTGAGATCATGAGAAACCATTGGTGCTCTTACCTTGGACAAGATATTGCGG AAAATCTACAGCTGTGCTTAGGGGAGTTCCTACCCAGGCTTCTCGATCCTTCTGCGGAAATCATTGTCTTGAAGGAGCCTCCAACTATTCGACCCAATTCTCCCTATGACCTTTGTAGCCGATTTGCAGCTGTCATGGAGTCAATTCAGGGGGTGTCAACTGTGACAGTGAAGTAA
- the USP28 gene encoding ubiquitin carboxyl-terminal hydrolase 28 isoform X11 — protein MLLNQLREITGIQDPSFLHEALKASNGDITQAVSLLTEERVKEPGQDTVATEPSEAEARAASKEVLASKVIDLTHDNKDDLQAAIALSLLESPNIQADGRDLNRMREAASAETKRSKRKRCEVWGENPNPNDWRRVDGWPVGLKNVGNTCWFSAVIQSLFQLPEFRRLVLSYSLPQNVLENCPSHTEKRNIVFMQELQYLFALMMGSNRKFVDPSAALDLLKGAFRSPEEQQQDVSEFTHKLLDWLEDAFQLAVNVNNPRNKSENPMVQLFYGTFLTEGVREGKPFCNNETFGQYPLQVNGYRNLDECLEGAMVEGDIDLLPSDHSVKYGQERWFTKLPPVLTFELSRFEFNQSLGQPEKIHNKLEFPQIIYMDRYMYKSKELIRSKRECIRKLKEEIKVLQQKLERYVKYGSGPARFPLPDMLKYVIEFASTKPASESSTSQSDHVTLPLSSVHCPVSDLASKESTSKESPSQDVEGTFSSPEDSPPKSKAMNKPFTSSRSSMEMPAQPAPRTVTEDEINFVKTCLQRWRSEIEQDIQDLKNCIASTTQTIEQMYCDPLLRQVPYRLHAVLVHEGQANAGHYWAYIYNQPRQVWLKYNDISVTESSWEELERDSYGGLRNVSAYCLMYINDKLPHFNAEAAPIESDQMLGEVDALSVELKHYIQEDNWRFEQEVEEWEEEQSCKIPQMESSSSSVSQDFSTSPEPSVASSHGVRCLSSEHAVIAKEQTAQAIANTAHAYERGGVEAALNEAFHEEYSRLYQLAKETPTAHSDPRLQHVLVYFFQNEAPKRVVERTLLEQFADKNLSYDERSISIMKVAQAKLQEIGPEDMNMEEYKKWHEDYSLFRKVSVYLLTGLELYQKGKYQEALSYLVYAYQSNAALLTKGPRRGVKESVIALYRRKCLLELNAKAASLFETNDDHSVTEGINVMNELIIPCIHLIINNDISKDDLHAIEIMRNHWCSYLGQDIAENLQLCLGEFLPRLLDPSAEIIVLKEPPTIRPNSPYDLCSRFAAVMESIQGVSTVTVK, from the exons AAGTGATAGACCTTACTCATGATAACAAAGATGACCTACAGGCTGCCATTGCTTTGAGTCTGTTGGAGTCCCCCAACATTCAAGCTGATGGAAGAGATCTGAACAG GATGCGCGAGGCAGCCTCTGCAGAAACTAAACGCTCAAAGAGAAAACGCTGTGAAGTCTGGGGAGAAAATCCCAATCCCAACGACTGGAGGAGAGTTGATGGTTGGCCAGTTGGACTGAAGAATGTTGGCAATACATGTTGGTTTAGTGCTGTTATTCAG tcTCTCTTCCAACTGCCTGAATTTCGAAGACTCGTTCTCAGCTATAGCCTGCCACAGAATGTACTTGAAAACTGTCCAAGTCACACG gaaaagagaaatatcGTGTTTATGCAAGAGCTTCAGTACTTGTTTGCTCTGATGATGGGATCAAATCGCAAATTTGTAGACCCTTCCGCAGCCCTGGATCTCTTAAAGGGAGCATTCCGATCACCTGAGGAACAGCAG CAAGATGTGAGTGAATTCACACACAAGCTCCTGGATTGGCTGGAGGACGCATTCCAGCTAGCTGTTAACGTTAA caatCCCAGGAACAAATCTGAAAACCCAATGGTGCAGCTATTCTACGGGACTTTCCTCACTGAAGGGGTTCGTGAAG GAAAGCCCTTTTGTAACAATGAGACCTTCGGCCAGTATCCCCTTCAGGTAAATGGTTATCGCAACTTAGACGAATGTTTGGAAGGGGCCATGGTGGAGGGGGACATTGACCTGCTTCCTTCCGATCATTCGGTGAAGTATGGACAAGAG CGTTGGTTTACAAAGCTGCCTCCAGTGTTGACCTTTGAGCTCTCAAGATTTGAGTTCAATCAGTCCCTCGGTCAGCCAGAGAAAATTCACAATAAGCTGGAATTTCCTCAGATCATTTATATGGACAG GTACATGTACAAGAGCAAAGAGCTTATTCGAAGTAAGAGAGAGTGTATTCGAAAGttgaaggaggaaataaaagttcTGCAGCAAAAACTGGAAAG GTACGTGAAGTACGGCTCAGGCCCAGCTCGGTTTCCACTCCCGGACATGCTGAAATACGTTATCGAATTTGCCAGTACAAAACCTGCCTCAGAAAGCTCCACGTCTCAAAGTGACCACGTGACGTTACCGCTTTCTTCAGTGCACTGCCCAGTTTCTGACCTGGCATCCAAGGAGAg TACAAGTAAAGAAAGCCCTTCTCAGGATGTCGAAGGTACCTTTTCTTCTCCTGAAGATTCTCCACCCAAGTCTAAGGCAATGAATAAGCCATTTACATCGTCCCGGTCTTCCATGGAAATGCCTGCACAGCCGGCTCCTCGAACTGTCACAGAGGATGAGATAAACTTTGTTAAGACCTGTCTTCAGAGGTGGAGGAGTGAGATTGAACAAGATATTCAAG atttaaaGAATTGTATTGCAAGCACTACCCAGACTATTGAGCAGATGTATTGCGACCCACTCCTTCGTCAG GTGCCTTATCGCTTGCACGCAGTTCTCGTTCATGAAGGACAAGCCAATGCTGGACACTACTGGGCCTATATCTATAATCAACCCCGACAAGTCTGGCTCAAGTACAATGACATCTCTGTTACTGAATCTTCCTGGGAAGAACTTGAAAGAGATTCTTATGGGGGCCTGAGAAACGTTAGTGCTTACTGTCTGATGTACATTAACGACAAGCTGCCGCACTTCAATGCAG AGGCGGCCCCAATTGAATCAGATCAGATGTTGGGAGAAGTGGATGCCCTGTCTGTTGAACTGAAGCATTACATTCAGGAAGATAACTGGAGGTTTGAGCAGGAGGTCGAGGAGTGGGAAGAAGAACAGTCCTGCAAAATCCCTCAGATGGAATCGTCCAGCAGCTCAGTGTCCCaggatttctccacatccccag AGCCCTCAGTAGCCTCTTCCCATGGGGTCCGCTGTTTGTCCTCTGAGCACGCTGTGATCGCAAAGGAGCAGACGGCGCAGGCGATTGCGAACACAGCACACGCCTATGAGCGGGGCGGTGTGGAAGCCGCGCTGAACGAG GCATTCCACGAAGAGTACTCCAGGCTCTACCAGCTGGCCAAGGAGACGCCCACGGCCCACAGCGACCCTCGGCTCCAGCACGTGCTTGTCTACTTTTTCCAAAATGAGGCGCCCAAGAGGGTGGTGGAGCGGACCCTCCTGGAACAGTTTGCAGATAAAAATCTCAGCTACGATGAAAG GTCCATCAGCATCATGAAGGTGGCGCAGGCCAAGCTGCAGGAGATTGGTCCAGAGGACATGAATATGGAAGAGTACAAG AAGTGGCATGAGGATTATAGTTTGTTTCGAAAGGTGTCTGTGTATCTCCTCACGGGTCTGGAACTCTACCAAAAAGGAAA GTACCAAGAGGCACTCTCCTACCTGGTATATGCCTACCAGAGCAATGCCGCCCTGCTGACCAAGGGGCCCCGCCGGGGGGTGAAGGAATCTGTCATCGCTTTGTACCGACGAAAGTGCCTTCTG GAGCTGAATGCCAAGGCAGCTTCTCTCTTTGAAACAAACGACGACCACTCTGTAACAGAGGGCATTAATGTGATGAATGAGCTGATCATTCCCTGCATTCACCTTATCATTAATAATGACATCTCCAAGGATGACCTACATGCCATTGAGATCATGAGAAACCATTGGTGCTCTTACCTTGGACAAGATATTGCGG AAAATCTACAGCTGTGCTTAGGGGAGTTCCTACCCAGGCTTCTCGATCCTTCTGCGGAAATCATTGTCTTGAAGGAGCCTCCAACTATTCGACCCAATTCTCCCTATGACCTTTGTAGCCGATTTGCAGCTGTCATGGAGTCAATTCAGGGGGTGTCAACTGTGACAGTGAAGTAA